From the genome of Primulina huaijiensis isolate GDHJ02 chromosome 11, ASM1229523v2, whole genome shotgun sequence:
TTGGAAATACTGTCAGTGATGCAACATATTTTCAGCAAAGAGCTATATTGGCCCCGACTCTTGATGTCGTTCAATCAGTAAATGAATACATGATTTCTATGAACCATTCAGAGGGAAAATTGTATCTAAGTTCTGATACAGTGTGTCATTCagataaaaatattgatttattaaATGATGTGCATACCCTTGAGTTCTTAAACGCAATCAGGTGTTCTGGAGTACCAAATCACGAGTTAAACTTGAAAGTAGGAACTCCGGTTATGTTGTTGCGGAACATAGATCATTTTCTTGGACTATGCAATGGAACTAGGTTGATTTTGACAAGACTTGGAAATCATGTTTTGGAAGGAAAGATTCTAACTGGAACTAATGCCGGTCATAAAGTTATTATTCCAAGATTGTCATTGACTCCTTTTGATACAAGACTTcctttcaaatttcaaagaagACAATTTCCTTTGATCGTATCATATACAATGACAATCAACAAAAGCCAGGAGCAATCTTTATCTCATGTAGGACTTCTTTTGAAAAAACCAGTTTTTAGTCATGGTCAGTTGTATGTCGCTGTATCCAGAGTTACAAATCCTAAAggtctaaaaattttgatatgtgaTAGTGATagtacaaaaaaaattcaacgacaaatgttgtatttaaagaaattttttataatatgtgAAAAAATTTGTTTCTTAATTGTATGatttataatcatttttttgtattttaaaaattaaaaatctataTAATTTAGCATAGTAATTAAATTCATCCCGTGCATCGCACGGGTTAGATACTAGTTTTATTATATTTCTCAGTTTATGTAGATTCCTTCTGTTTATAATCATAAATAATGACAGAAGTTTGTTTCATCAAGTTTATGCTCTAAGCAGATACCCATTTCGGGAAGAACCTATTTcagtttcttaatttttttttatggcgTGTCGgattgaaacgtccactacttttaaactttataatcctactaatttttttttataaaattcgaaacctTTAATTAAAATCACACTGCATTTCAAAAATCGTAAATGCATACACATTCCATAAATCGTCAACCGTCAAAATCACACGtcaacatttaaaattaatccaaaattgaacttcaaaataaagcattaaTATCTAAATAGAAAATCCTCAAAATCTTTCGTAAAACTTTTAAATGCTAAATATgtgcggaaaataaatgtctCTCGGGTGTGTACTGTCGGACtggatccactcaagcgtcagcgcttCCCTTAATAAcatcatcacctgcagcattcaaacctagtgaatCTTATGACTCAGCacattctaaacatgagtagcaaataatacatatacaagcacatgcattaaaatcatatttttatttaaaataagtttgtaaTCATAAATATAACATCAATCGAAAAATCGTAAAGCTGTCAATcgtttatcattttgggtgatgTTTGATCCTTTAAAGTGACTAGCATTTTATCCTCTggtcaactgatcagtcttagctcatcATTGAGCATGGGtacgggcactaggcaccgacataaaatagaaatacgatcgtcgggctctctctAGGAcattttccctcacgatatttccaaaaatcatatatcatatcctttttgtcacagtcaatttacatccttcaaaatatttttctttttcccttttaatcataaaatatcgtatcatttcctcatttaaaaaaatagcattttttaataataaaatttccacagctttaccataaatcataaaatttcttgttttaatCATAAgcattcaaaaatatcatttaacatgcgttatgatctctCGGGATACTGCCAACCATTTTCGTACTACCtcggtgtaaaatgactgttttgtcCGTGGACTTAAAAttcctcgattttgactttttcttactctTATTGACTCGAGACTTTCTCAATTAATTTCTTAAGCTTAAATTTGTCCTCTAATAATTTTCTTAGACATAAGCCCGAGCATTtcgatttaataacttaatgacTAAACCATGAAGCGTTTTTAACCcgaataaatttaaaacttaatattttcttctcaaactTTTCATGCCTAAACTTCCCCCATGAGCCCCGAACCAACCCCCGTGAACCACGGTTCGAGCCATCTCCTTTATTCTTGGCAATTTCTAACCACCCTAGGCCTTAATTCACGTTTTTCCCAAAACATTCGAACCATCCTCGAGCCACCTAGGATCAGACCACGTCCAGCCCCTCTTAGACCACCCTGAACCATCCTGGACAAGCGTACCTAGCCCCTAGCCCAGCCATCACCAAATTCGAGCCCTAACTTCCCTAGAACTCTCGGCCTCCCCAAAGCCTCGAGCCTCCACCGAACCACCCTGGACCTAACCCTGACCAGACCATCCTGGACTCTCCTTGGAACCAGTGCACCAGCCTCAACCATGCGATCCACCATTGCGCATGCAATCTTCTAAGTCGCGGGCCTTCCTAGCGCAACGAGGAGtccagccatgctaggactcctcctagCCTCTTAACGCCGCCTTCCAACACCTAGCCATCCCTGAACCACCCTCTTGGACCCTTCTTGCATGCGTCTAGACCCCTCGCCTCCAGCCAGCCCGAGCCACGCACACCCACGAGAGGTTACCCTCGATTGCGCCTCCTTCCTTTCGAACCAAGAGTCCAGCCCTTCTAGGACTCCTTTTACCCCTCACACATCACCAGCAGAGGACTGTAACCAAGCCTGGTCGAGCCCTGGTGCACCACCCCTCATAGCCAAACCCTTATGTCCCCAAGAAACCCATGAATCCCTAGCCTCAAACCTTAACCATGCACCGCCCTTCTAGCTCTTGTCCAGTACTCGTCTCATGCCTAAACGACACTTGTTCCATCCcttaaacatcctatgttggCATCGTACCCGTTGGAAATCATAACACGTTCATATACGCATAAGAatcttcaaaactttgaaaataatcgtcaAAACGATAAGCAATTTGaagtcaaatatttttcatgctaaaatacataaaacatgcatattatgattgaatgatgcgtcaaagaAGTTTAGAAACGTGCTTTTGTattttagaacgctcgaatatacgatcgttTGCGTGGGACGCGAAGACGGACGAACAGGGGACGAAGAATCCTTGTTTCTtcctcatcaaatttttgaaaatatgtttcTGTGGTGTGTGTGAATTTTTGGCTGATGTGATGTACAAAAGACCTAGGGTTTCTATTTTgtagattttaatttgcatgttaatgAGCTTAGGTTTTGGACCTTTGAGTTTAGGAGCAATTGAGCCTACTAATCTTAGGTAAATTAAGCCCAATAACAcctttttaattgaaaaataaaagtttataaaaattagttttcaaaaataatgcatttgatattttaaaaatacatcgtttgcccaaaaccggcttccgggataaaatcgagctcatctcgtaaaataatttgaactctatcatttttgaaaaaaattaatcatattcAATCATATTAATCAGTGATGAATCGGTTAGGGCACCCTTgagggtgcttcaaacacaataaatcaagctgcaatagctcgtgttttaagaatgtaaacaccgatgaattaaattgagtttggtttataaaccaagcggaaaatactcgaagtaagcATTCGTTAAGAAAATTGATCGGTTTTATAtcatgtgcaactgaataactgaaaattacATGGGATCAGTTCTTGTTTATATCTGTTCAGTTATGgatagaactgaactgatatcagctgactgatcaaatcagttaagaacaaaaacaagcagttaaatagaaataacacaagatgtgtttatggatattcagagacttcaattactcctacgtcacccattctaccacctcgggtaggattcactagaagactttgatttatacaatacctTATACAAACCAACTCAGCTTAAGACTTATTCTACtgtctaactgaactcctagtttAGACTTAagacagcaccttccagccaacacttgtttaacgtcaatgtgtcaaagactatatacacaagttttacgtctttgtgcaagactcactcaactgaTATTTGAAGCTCTACTCTctgatatatgtgagtgatagTATGTGTgcatgtgtgagaactgaacaatgaatacaacgGAAAGTGTTCTCATACACTGAGAGAAAAGAGCTTCtgtactaagctgataacacgttgaagtgttccctcacaacTGGGATGAATGCTTCTTTGTAAGCTGATAAGACTTTaagcgtgcccttcttctttACACAGTCTTGTTGTTCattggtcttcactgatcttcatcttctatttataggggcgaagcttgatcgtacagtgaaactcaataattgtatccatTACATTTTGAATCTGTGACTGTACTTTCTGACAGCCATTCTGAAATATTTTGCCTTtaagctctgatgcaacgtctatTATTGTCATTTGACAGGAAaattgcttttgtacctttgtgcacagctggattccacttATATCAGCAGTCGGCAACTGCAAACTAGTCTGCTCCTAACTGATGTACTGAACCGGTCAGTTGAACTGCTCTTGTTCTGATGagatgaaatcagttggctcgtcagctgaactgatttcacagattcagttgaactggttcagttcggtTAATCAGTTGGTACTTTCAGTTTGCATTCTCCGATAGCTTCAGTTACGTTCAGTTAATTGCACACTTAGGTAAGTTcattaataacaaaataaaagttttgttaacatcaaaatcaagtaagattgcgaacatgaaatgttccaacaatgagccttgaaaatattgatcgaaaaatatttattttatcttggtcgtccccggtctctttTCTCCAGcttattattgaatattcgggtaaaatccttcaatttcatgaaatcatgcactttaaacatttaagcatgtaaaatatatcatttaagtatttaaaatcaattaagaaaaataaatatgcagtttaaatcatttgcatgcatgcggtttatGTGCAATGATTTTTCGGGCGTTACACGGATGGATGATGATTTTGTTTTGTCTCAATTGAGGTATTTATTGTTGTCATTATCatgaattaaatttatttatttccgTTATACCAACGCCGATTGAACTTCTTCAAATTTCTAAGTTAATGTTATGAACTGATTTTTTTACACAGTTTCCATTCAATTGTGTTTGTTTTCAAGTTCTTTGTCCGCCAAAATGTTGCTTCTTTTACATTGATTCATTTTCATATGAATTATTCAATACATTGTCTGAACAAGGAAATATTTTTGTTGTGTATGATTtgttcagtttttttttaaaaaaatttacatttcctCTTTCACTTGACTTATGCTCCATCATATTTTcttgcttttttattttttttttagttaatgTAGTTTATCATACTATTCACTCACGTACAACATATTCgcttatttggtttttttttttttttttttttttttttttttttttttttttaacttttagcgtgattttttaaaaataaatattaatcatCTCTTATTTACTTGTGCATTTCATGTTGTGCACCACATTTTTTAAGCCACAATTTTACATCAAATTGTGAATGTATATCAAGTTAATATTTACTCAAATAGTGGTTAAACATTTGCCACCATGTCATCTACATAATAAAATGCATAGCAAGAAatccattatttatggtggtttaaTTCATTTGCATGATTCATATTTTCCTGAACTACTTTATGTTGTGTGTCATTAAATAGGAAAAAAatgtcttcttcttcttctttgcgTTCTACTTCTCATACTAATCACGATGACAAAGAAAGTACTCAGTTAAACACAGCTCGCCAAAGAACAAGAAAGACAATTGATGACAGAAAAACAACGACAAACATGTCTTGATCTGCGTCGATCAGAATAACAAATACGAAGATATGGAAATGCACCAGTAACACATTCAGATGAATCAACCATAAATACATCCAACATTCTTACAAATATGTATGACAATATTAGTTACTTACGTCCATATTTTAGCCAGGAATTCATATGAAAATGCACAATATGCTCTATGGAATTGGTGCTGGTTTAAGGTATTTATATAGAACCGGCCAGAGCTACCCTTTTAATATGTATGAATTTTAGTAAAAGAGCTACACTAATGGGAAACTAGAAGTACCTAAAAAGAATTCATAAGGAAATAAGAGTACAAAATGAGATAGGGGCTAACTGGCTaggcaaaaataataaaatttatatattttctggATAAATTGGGGTACGAAAATCTTAGGCCCATATCTATCTTATCACTGTAGAAGGTGTGAAAACCCTCGAGAGGGTTGTGAGCCCTACACATATCCAAACATGAGTAAGTAAAATCAGTCgcggagccagaaatatgaCTCTGCTCggattagaattttaaactctataattttttaatattttaaattgatctacccgggctaatatcatattattccaaaattatacaaaatttacatataatttttttgaaaaaaaaattgggccacCCAGGCTTATGTACGTGTGGTTCCGCCCGTGAGTAAAACCTTAGCGGACATGCCCAGCCTCTCCCTAATTTTTCCCTTCCTCTCAAGATTTATATAGGAGCCACAAACCTCGTACCGAGGGagtgtatttattataatttggaTATACTATTTTGGGATCAATCTATTAAGAATATGACTACGTAATTAgggttcattaaaaaaatatatatatagaatccTCCCATATGGAAGTCCTTCCCATATTACCAACTAatctataatttaatttagtgtCTAATTAGATCTTGAACTTATCCAAATTTAGAACATATAAGCTGGATTGGATCCTCTTTCCCATTACTTACAAAAAATGAGCCAAGATTCGATTCAGATACAATACAACCAGCTACCCTTAACTGAGCCTCCTCATAATTAATTTGGGGAAGTCTCCGAGCCATGGAAAAATCCTGCTCGGAGCTCGAGGAATGTCCAGAATATGAGGAGGCATCAACATACTCCACCACCTTCCGAACTATCATAGAGTTGGTTTTGGAAAAGGAAATAACTTACTAAGAAGATGAGGAAGAAAAAAGGATAGAAATCGAGCACACAAGTGTGGTCGGGAATTGCTCAGCAATTTGGCAGCATAACGACCTGAACCAACATGAAATCTTGTTCGTCCATGTTTTTATCATCGGTGAGGGATAAAGGACACACATATTGAAATATCAACTGTTAATTTTCATGGTTCAGATATTGCCTGAACTTACACAAATCTTGAAAATAACACAAATTTGTTCGGTTCGACCCCGTGTCGAGCCGAGTACTTGGTCTAAACTTCATACTTTTTTAGACCAAAAGATAGAGATACTATTGATATCCCATGTAGTCGGCCCGACCCGGATCCGACCAGAACCACCTTTAAACCCGAGGCCACACATTAGATTGGGCATGGCTCATATCTAGCACAATTAAGTAAATCCGAGGACCAATAATCCTCGGAGAACCCGAGCTGATTTCGCCTTAGGAAGCTCTTCAAGCATGTAAAGGGCTCGGGTATCCAAGCTCATACTATGGTTACCCGAGCCGAGTCCATAGAAATATTAAGATAATTATAAACGAAGTCCTGTAAATATGAACTATGAGTACAAATCTGTAGTGATAAGGAAATAATCTTAAAGATAATCTTAAAGATATCGAGATACATTCAAAATATATCAATGATAAAGCAAATAAGTACAAATCAAAAAACGAATCTCCCATTTTATGGAATCTGGTTTACTAGATTTCTTTATATACAAGGTATATGGCTCCTCATAACTCTACAAATATCTGGTACACCCTATGGTTTTACACATTCACTTATTATTATCACATCACACTACATTTACCACTTCTTAAGTTTTGTCTCAGTACTGACTTAAGCATCTGAGGGACTACGCCAGAAATATCTTTGGTGCCCTCTAACCCTTGTTCGTCTGTACAGATCCATCCCAAATTCCTGTTCGATTCACACCGTAAAGTGAAGACAATTTGGCTCGCCAAACCAGACCCAAGGTTCTCTTTTGCTAACTTCAAAGGACAATGAAGCCAATTCTTAGAAGTTCTCTATGGCTTTTCCAAAAAATAAAGGCACCCAATGGGGACAAAAGTTTGAAAACAACTTCACAAGAAGAAAATATctgaaaaaataatatctttaaaaaataattgcaaTATGTGGAAAGTTTCTGACTTAATTCAGCTCCCAAACCGTGTGGCCTAGAAACTTGAGAAATCTAAGTTGATATGTAACCAGCATTACAATGAATGTGGTTGGAGTTAAATATTTCGAATGGGCAAAAATCAATCAAGAATCACTTTTTCTGGTTCCTCACCTTATCATACTCATGTCGACAAGTGTGGTTTCAAATTgatgacaaaaataaaaatagattgATAATCCTTCTCTCTCTTAGATATTTCtataaacatataatttattacatattatatatttataatatgtgtgtgtttttaGCCGGTTTCTAAAATTTGCCTTCCAAATAATAATTCTAAAAACAATGGTTCTAAAAAAATGTGAAGCACGTCAAGTTGAACGCTTTTCAAACTtaaacaatatcaatatgcataaaaaaaaaaccttttttacttttatttttactatgtttttatttactttaagtcaaacaataaataaaagaataaaattactacaaatttaagataaaataaataatttttcaacttatattatatatattaaaaaaatcataaaatataaatacgtACTAATTGATaattatcttatttttattttcttattttgtagatatatatatatatacatgttcataaaaaaagaagaagaaatcttGTGTTTAAAAAAACGTCAAATTGAAACCTTTTCAAACTTAAACAACATCAATATGCATACAAAAAACcctttttactttttcttctacttttactataattttatttactttaagtcatacaataaataaaagaataaaattactacaaatttaatataaaatagataattttttccaaattctaaaggacataaattattaaaaagcaataattaatatttttttagctacaaatctacaaaataatataataaaaataagataattGAATGAACACtcccaactttttttttatgcttCTGAAATATATGCTGcaaacactacaagaaaaaaggcctacgacaacggtttttccccgttgttgtaggccttttaaaaccgttgttagaagccctgtggttaaagggtgtgctcaaagacaacggtgaaaaaccgttgtcgtagacgtctaaatatgacggtgaaaaaccgttgtcgtaggtatataaaaccgttgttaaaggtcctgtggttaaagaattcactaaaagacaacggttttggagtgttgtggtagttacaatttgcgacggttgtttaaaaatcgtcgcaaattaatttgcgacggaaatcatcgttaaccgtcgctaaaattagcgatggtcgtaattaaaatggtcgctaaagagcgacggttttatttagcgacggtattttttaaatttcgtcgctaatattagcgacggtattttatgctttccgtcgctatttttttcagtaaaataaaaaaaattttcacttttaatattttaataaatatataaaaaaactaacaaatgctaattatattcttgatttactgtcgaaaatactatatttctgattttaaaaatttattaaactttaaagagaaaaacgaagttaaaattgtgtaaaggagaaaaattttaagtgttgtgaaggagtatggtagaaaatggactgagggtgggggtatttatagacagtttgcgacggttttgacttGAACCGTCGcagttagcgacggttattttttaactgtcgccgatttaaaattagcgacgtttttacaagaactgtcgctttatttagcaCCGGTTATaataaaccatcgctaaatatagcgacggttaaatataaacggtcgctaattatagatcggcgacggtttaccaAAAGAGTCtctaaacttagcgacggttatacaaaaactgcgctaaatttagcgactgttttcgTAAATtcgtcgctatatctacatcggcgacagttttacttaaaaccgtcgctaattttagcgacgggcatacttaaaccgtcgcaatatttaaattagcgacggtatagtataaccgtcgctaattttagcgacaaattttatttaaaccgtcgcaaaatctaatattgacaacaaaatttgtagaaaaactagttgaaagacaacgattttttacaaaccgttgtcgtagcttgaagagaaacgctaatagacaacagtttaaaaaccgttgtcgtagcccaaaaaaaaaacgctcaacgacaacggtttttaaaaaatcgttgtcgtagcccaaaaaaaacgctcatagacaacggtttttaaaaaccgttgtcgtagatatatcaaagacaacggttttaaagaaactgttgtttttgagcggatttttttaggctacgacaacggtttttgttaaaaccgttgttaaaagtaaaaaaacaacggtttttgttaaaaccgttgtctttgatgtgttgttaaatacgatttttcttgtagtgaaactTTTTTAGGAGTCAGAAGCTGATCTCGATCTTTAAAAGTGCAGCGGACTACTTAAAAATGTAGAAAAAGTTCACATCACTTGATGAAACTCAAAGACAGTAGAAGTTCAAATAACACAAAATTAGTTTCCGGAAGTTCGAAGGACAAAACTCTTCCAAGTATCTCATTTTTATGTTTCCAGAAAATATCACtaaaaaattttgatcaatacatacttgtacaaactcacttcAGTAGGACTTGTCCTTActtactgaaactcttagtattataACTCAACACTTAACGATTTTGATTTTGGGAAAGACTATTTCCACATATTGCAAATACTTCACACTTTTCAGTAGGTAAAAACAATGAAAGAGTGTgtaaacaataataacacataTGATCTTCTGAATCTGATAGAACTTTACAGTGTGTGCTGATTTTTTTGGAGTTTCAGTATGATAACATAGAAGGTGTGAGTCACTTCGTAATTTCACAAAAATGTTAGTGTTTGTGAACACATcatgaagttttttttataaatcattgTCAACGTTCGAATGAGAAAGACTCTTTTTTTCGTTACGAATACATGAATCCAAAAATAAACttgttatttgtttttgtaTCGAAAATATTATTGAGCAATTAATTATTTGTACAGTTCATTTAATGA
Proteins encoded in this window:
- the LOC140988439 gene encoding uncharacterized protein → MTAIDSNTRGIFFVYGYGGTRKTFIWKTLSACLRSNGEIVLNVASSGTTSLLLPGGRTAHSRFSIPFNPTEESSCNIKQGSPLAELIVKSKLIIWDEDPMTHKFCFEALDKSMKDIMRFVNPSSLHMPFGGKTVVFGRDFRQILPVIPKGSRQDIVLATINSSYLWRRCKVLRLTKNMRLQNLGSDQEYAEMKIFSDWIANLGDGKIGEANDGYATIDIPNELLLKDYNDPIATIVESAYPLFGNTVSDATYFQQRAILAPTLDVVQSVNEYMISMNHSEGKLYLSSDTVCHSDKNIDLLNDVHTLEFLNAIRCSGVPNHELNLKVGTPVMLLRNIDHFLGLCNGTRLILTRLGNHVLEGKILTGTNAGHKVIIPRLSLTPFDTRLPFKFQRRQFPLIVSYTMTINKSQEQSLSHVGLLLKKPVFSHGQLYVAVSRVTNPKGLKILICDSDRKLLLYLCAQLDSTYISSRQLQTSLLLTDVLNRSVELLLF